Proteins encoded in a region of the Cytobacillus pseudoceanisediminis genome:
- a CDS encoding mannitol-1-phosphate 5-dehydrogenase, with translation MKQAVHFGAGNIGRGFIGALFSQSGYHVTFVDIADEIINQLNEEKHYQVLLAADEQESMTIENVSGLNNLKQEKEVIEAIKQADFLTTAIGPNILPRIAPLIAKGLAARAAAGINEKLYVIACENQISATDLLKGYIMEHLDRDVNLAFVSFLNSAVDRIVPIQNNQGSLDVLVEPYHEWVVEVTEDIPHIEGMKIVPELAPFIERKLFTVNTGHAVIAYFGYLGGKETIDQTLADEEIYKQVQATLRETGAYLINRYNLNPEDHQKYIDKIIGRFQNAHLNDGVTRVGRSPIRKLGPEDRLVRPALQAQKAGLSYTNLAKAIAAALMFDNREDEEAVKLQEMIQENGVPNVLKEVCGLEDSSELAIEVLKQYEALK, from the coding sequence ATGAAACAAGCAGTGCATTTTGGAGCAGGGAACATAGGAAGAGGTTTTATCGGAGCCCTATTTTCACAGTCAGGCTACCATGTAACTTTTGTTGATATTGCCGACGAAATCATTAATCAGCTGAACGAAGAAAAGCATTATCAAGTGCTGCTGGCTGCAGATGAACAGGAATCCATGACAATTGAAAATGTTTCAGGATTGAATAATCTGAAACAGGAGAAAGAAGTGATAGAGGCCATTAAGCAGGCTGACTTCTTAACAACAGCGATTGGCCCTAATATCCTTCCGCGGATTGCCCCATTAATTGCAAAAGGCCTGGCTGCAAGAGCAGCTGCAGGAATTAACGAAAAGCTTTATGTCATTGCATGTGAAAACCAGATCTCTGCGACTGACCTATTAAAAGGCTACATTATGGAGCATCTTGACAGAGATGTAAATCTGGCGTTTGTATCTTTCTTAAACTCCGCCGTAGACCGAATTGTCCCAATCCAGAACAATCAGGGATCACTGGATGTTCTTGTTGAACCGTACCATGAATGGGTGGTGGAGGTGACTGAAGATATTCCGCATATCGAAGGAATGAAAATTGTTCCGGAGCTTGCTCCATTTATCGAAAGAAAGCTGTTCACGGTTAACACAGGACATGCCGTTATTGCTTATTTCGGATACCTGGGCGGAAAAGAAACCATCGACCAGACACTTGCAGATGAAGAAATTTATAAGCAGGTTCAGGCAACACTCCGAGAAACAGGTGCCTATTTGATTAATCGATATAATCTGAATCCGGAGGACCATCAGAAGTATATTGATAAAATTATCGGCCGGTTCCAAAATGCCCACCTGAATGACGGTGTTACACGAGTAGGACGCTCGCCGATTAGGAAGCTTGGCCCTGAAGACAGACTGGTTCGTCCGGCCCTGCAGGCACAAAAAGCAGGCTTATCTTACACAAACCTGGCTAAAGCCATTGCTGCGGCACTAATGTTTGATAACAGGGAAGACGAGGAAGCAGTAAAGCTACAGGAGATGATTCAAGAAAACGGAGTGCCAAACGTGCTGAAAGAAGTATGCGGACTTGAAGATTCAAGCGAGCTTGCTATAGAAGTACTGAAACAGTATGAAGCATTGAAATAA
- a CDS encoding PTS mannitol transporter subunit IICBA: MAQSNLKVAVQKFGNFLSSMVMPNISAFIAWGLITALFIPTGFFPNESLAKMVDPMVKYLLPLLIGYTGGKLVHDQRGAVVGAIATMGVIAGAEIPMFLGAMVIGPLGGYVIKKFDQMIEGRVRAGFEMLVNNFSAGILGAIVAILAFLGVGPAVDVFTGWLVAGVDWLIGTGLLPLTSILIEPAKVLFLNNAINHGVLSPIGVEQVKETGQSILFLLEANPGPGIGVLLAYMFFGKGNAKKSAPGAGIIHFFGGIHEIYFPYILMRPMLIIAVILGGMSGVFTLVLLGGGLFAPSSPGSIIAITAVTPHHASAYIANFAGVLVAAAVSFIVSAFIMKTGKQGEEDIEEAAKKMQEMKGKKSSVSNVFEGGQAAMPDNVSKIYFACDAGMGSSAMGASLLRKKVKEAGMDIAVTNTAISNLPSDAEIVITQEELTPRARQKVPNAFHVSVDNFLSSPEYDKLISALQFPANSELHEIVEDAEENVPDIVDEEMAHDDDLLRPENIFLNKEFADKEEAIRFAGRVLVDAGYVEESYIEAMIERDNITSTYMGNDVAIPHGTEEAKKAVIKSGFTVIQVPNGVDFDGEKVRLIFGIAGKDGTHLEILSGIAVTCSDMDNIEKLAAAESVQTIMDIIGKK; encoded by the coding sequence ATGGCTCAATCTAATCTTAAAGTAGCTGTACAGAAGTTCGGTAATTTTCTGAGCTCTATGGTTATGCCGAATATCTCTGCTTTTATAGCATGGGGTCTTATTACAGCTTTATTTATACCTACTGGCTTCTTCCCAAATGAAAGCCTTGCCAAAATGGTCGATCCAATGGTTAAGTACTTGCTTCCGCTTCTAATTGGTTATACCGGAGGGAAGCTTGTACATGATCAGCGCGGTGCCGTTGTTGGTGCCATCGCGACTATGGGGGTCATCGCAGGCGCGGAAATTCCTATGTTCCTAGGCGCCATGGTTATTGGTCCTCTTGGCGGCTATGTGATTAAGAAGTTCGACCAGATGATCGAAGGCAGGGTGCGTGCAGGCTTCGAAATGCTCGTGAACAACTTCTCTGCAGGAATTCTTGGTGCAATTGTTGCCATCCTTGCATTCCTGGGAGTGGGTCCTGCTGTTGATGTATTTACCGGCTGGCTTGTAGCTGGAGTTGACTGGCTGATTGGCACAGGACTTCTGCCGCTGACAAGCATCTTAATTGAACCGGCAAAAGTATTATTCTTGAACAATGCCATCAACCATGGTGTTCTTTCGCCAATCGGCGTTGAACAGGTAAAAGAAACAGGACAATCCATCCTGTTCCTGCTTGAAGCAAACCCTGGACCTGGTATTGGTGTCCTGCTTGCTTATATGTTCTTTGGAAAAGGCAATGCAAAGAAATCTGCTCCTGGTGCCGGAATCATTCACTTCTTCGGCGGGATTCATGAAATTTATTTCCCGTACATCTTAATGCGTCCTATGCTCATTATTGCTGTCATCCTGGGCGGAATGAGCGGTGTGTTCACACTGGTTCTTTTAGGCGGCGGATTATTCGCTCCTTCTTCACCGGGCAGCATTATCGCCATCACGGCTGTGACGCCTCATCATGCAAGTGCGTATATTGCAAACTTCGCAGGTGTTCTTGTGGCTGCTGCTGTTTCATTCATCGTGTCTGCATTTATTATGAAAACAGGCAAGCAGGGTGAAGAAGATATTGAAGAAGCTGCGAAAAAGATGCAGGAAATGAAAGGCAAGAAAAGCTCTGTATCCAACGTGTTTGAAGGCGGTCAGGCTGCAATGCCCGATAATGTATCCAAAATCTATTTTGCCTGTGATGCAGGAATGGGCTCAAGTGCCATGGGTGCATCACTTCTCCGCAAAAAGGTGAAGGAGGCGGGCATGGACATTGCTGTTACGAATACAGCGATTTCCAATCTCCCATCAGATGCTGAAATCGTCATTACACAGGAAGAACTGACACCAAGGGCACGCCAGAAAGTGCCGAATGCATTCCATGTATCGGTTGATAACTTCCTGTCAAGCCCGGAGTATGATAAGCTGATCAGCGCGCTTCAGTTCCCGGCTAACTCGGAACTGCACGAAATCGTTGAAGATGCTGAAGAAAATGTTCCTGACATCGTGGATGAAGAAATGGCTCATGATGACGATTTATTGCGTCCGGAAAATATTTTCCTGAACAAGGAGTTTGCTGATAAGGAAGAAGCTATCCGCTTTGCAGGAAGAGTGCTTGTCGATGCAGGCTATGTGGAAGAAAGCTATATTGAAGCGATGATTGAACGTGATAATATCACTTCCACATACATGGGAAATGATGTAGCGATCCCGCATGGAACCGAAGAAGCCAAAAAAGCTGTGATCAAATCCGGCTTTACAGTTATCCAGGTGCCAAATGGTGTTGATTTCGATGGCGAAAAGGTCCGTCTGATCTTCGGAATTGCAGGCAAAGACGGCACACATCTTGAAATCCTGTCAGGAATCGCGGTAACATGTTCTGACATGGATAATATCGAAAAATTGGCAGCGGCTGAATCTGTCCAGACCATTATGGATATTATCGGCAAAAAATAA